The genomic DNA ACAAACGAACTGTAGCTTCGCCTTTCAGCTTTCTCCAACGACTGCCGCCATATCGCTTTCGCAACAAAGGAAGAATACGAATACTGTTCCCCGTTGCAATTACTTCTATATTAACGATTTTTCCAAGAATTTCAAAATTCATTAATATAGCAGTTCCTTTCCTCCCAATATAGTTGATGTTCGCAAGTTCTTGGCGAACGAAGATATCCGTTGACTAAAGCCCGCGCAATGCTTCTAACAAGCGTTGATTTTCTTCAGGCGTGCGAACGGCAATGCGAAAATAGCGATCGCCCAGTTCGGGAAAACTGAGGCAATCTCGAATTAAAATACGATGCTTTTTGAGCAACCTCATTTGCAATTGAGAAACCGAGCGATCGCACCGAACGAATAAGAAGTTAGCGGCCCCCTCAAAAGGGTCTAATCCTTCTAAAGCTTGAAGACCTTTAATTAACTCGGCTTTGGCTGGCGGCAACCACTCCATTGTTTTTTGCGCGAAGGCAGTATCTTGGAGGGCTGCGATCGCGGCAGCTTCCGCCAGGACGTTGACCGGCCAGGGATCGCGCCACTTTTGCCAGCGGGCGAGGCGATCGGGATGCGCGATCGCGTAGCCCAAACGCAATCCCGGCAAGCTGTAGAACTTAGTGAGCGATCGCAAGACAACTAAATTCTTAAATTCTTTCACCCACCCTACCAAACTTGCTTGTTCTGCGGGCGCTAAAAAGTCCATAAAGGCTTCGTCCGCAACGATTAGGTCAAATTCGGTCAATAGGGGTAAAAGCGTTTCTAAACTCCAAATTTTGCCCGTAGGATTGTGAGGATTATTCAACAATAAGCCGCGCTGGGGAGGGTGCAACCAGCGATACATTGCCCCCCCAACCGGCCAGCGATGGCCCTCAAAGAGCGGTAGATGGGTAGAAGCGTCTTCATTGTGGGGAGCGATCGCAAAACTCGGAAGCGGAAGCGCCCGATTATCGATCTGCAAGGCATTTTTGCAAACCGTCGCCCCGAAGGTTTCTAGAGCGCGATCGTAATCTCGGAAAGTCGGCGCGATCGTCTCGATTATCCCCAATTGAGCCAGTTCTCGCCCCGCCCAAGTCAGCAATTCCGCCGAACCATTTCCCGGCAAAACCCAGGCTGGATCGAGATCGTGATGTTGGGCTAAGGCAGAACGTAACTGAGAGTAATGCGGATCTGGATAGGCAGCGATCGCACCCAGTCCCCGCCCAATTGCTGCGATCGCGCTTTCCGGAGGACCGAGGGGATTGATGCTCGCGGAAAAATCCAAAATCGAGGTCGGGGGACAACCGGCCAGAGCCGCTGCCCAGGCTAAATTTCCCCCGTGAATAGGTCGATTCTTCATCCGATACACTCATCTGAAGATGAAGCGTTAGGACTCTGGCGGCGAAACCTTATCCTTGAACAACTTGCCAGCAGAAAAGGCAGGAACTTTGGTTGCCTTAATTTCCATTTTCTCGCCGGTTTTCGGATTGCGGCCTTCGCGAGCTTGGCGATCGCGCGATTCAAACGAACCAAAGCCCACCAGCGTCACCTTGTCCCCTTGGGACACGGCTTCCATAATTGCTTCTAGGGTTGCCGTTAAGACAGCATCCGCCTGTTTTTTAGTGACAGTCGCTTTTTGAGCGACCTTATCGACTAAATCTCCTTTATTCACGGGTAATCTCCTTTATTTTCGCGATTGTATCGATCGATTTAGGTTCGACTTTGAGTAATTACTTCCCAAAGATGAACGATTTTTCGGTTAAAACCCCCGAGAACGCCATAGGCTGGAAGTTTCACGCTCATTATTCTACGCTTATTCGCCGGTTGTGGATCGCTGAAAGCTTTAATTTATATAGATTTTGTCAATTTTTTATGAATTTTCAGCCCTTGCTGGAACCAAATGCAAGCCAAAAAGCACGGTTCGTATAAACTGAAACCCAGATTGAGAAAGCGTTTCAGGGAAAAACTACCAAGGCGAGGGGCGATCGCGAACCAAGATAGTGCTTACTGCAACAGAACGATGCGATCGAAGCAGCGCCTAGGTTTAATTGCTTATTCCCTGCCCATTCCCAATCGCGATGACTAAATTTTTCGCGGTAGGGGCAGCCGCATTGCTATGCCCTCTTGAGGAATCGTGCAAAATCAATCAGAAAAGGCTGAAGTATACCATTGGTTCGTTTTGGGTGAGCGCTTCGAGTTTTCCTATGTTAGTATCACTATTAACACTACTACCCCTCTTAATAAGTGATACTCAATCAAAAGCATGAGTCAAAATCGAATTAGCGACATCGTAGCCTCAATGCGGCGAAGTCCGGCTAATATTCGGTTTTCGGCTTTAGAAAAAGTCTGCGAGCATTATTTTGGCAGAGCGCGTCAGCAGGGAAGTCATCTTATTTATAAAACCCCGTGGCCAGGAGACCCTCGCGTCAATATTCAAGAAGGAAAAGGGGGGAAAGCGAAAGCTTACCAAATTAAACAAGTCCTAGAAGCGATTGAGAAAATAGAGAGGCAAAGCAACGATGACTAAAGAAATCGACCCCAACCACTACACTTACCGCATTACTTGGTCAGAAGAAGATGGCGAGTACGTGGGGCTATGCGCGGAATTTCCGAGCTTATCGCATCTTGACGAAGATCGGAGCAGCGCTTTAGAAGGCATTTGTGCATTGGTTTGCGATGTGGTCGAAGATCTCAAAACCTCACAAGAGCCAATCCCCGAACCTATTGCCGATCGAAAATATAGTGGCAACCTTCAACTTAGAATGCCACCCCACATACACCGAAAGCTGGTCACTGAGGCAATGGAAGAAGGAGTTAGCCTCAATCGCTATATCAACTCAAAATTAGGGGCTTAAGATCGCGCGCTTGGAAAAGTCCTCTAGGCTACTCATGGTGTGGGGGGGTGGAGATTTTAAAGATACCTGGTATCGATCGCGCCTAATCGGGTAGGGTGGGCAGCGCCCACCAGCCAAGACTTTGGTGCTATATCGCGGTAGCCGGTCTAGTAGGGTAGGCAGCGCCCACCAGCCAAGACTTTGGTGCTATATCGCGGTAGGGGCAGCCGCAATGCTATGCCCTCTTAATAAATCGTGCGAATTACGAACTACGCATTATGCCAACTTCGCTACCCAAGCATCGCGCCCACCCTTAGACGTTCCTCCAAAACTCCCCGAAGTCAACCCCGCCACATAAATCCCCTCGCTCCCCACCGCGATTCCCGTCGCCCCCTCGTTACTGCTACTCCCAAACTGCTGCTTCCACAACAGCGCCCCCCGCGCATCGTACTTCGCCACAAACGCATCCTCTGCCCCCGCAGCCGTTTTCAGCGTCCCGCTCGTCGTCCCTGTGATATAAACCCCCGTCGCATCCGCCGCAATCCCCGTCGCCACATCCGCTTGCGGCGTACCGAGGTTTCGCTTCCAAGCTAACGTCCCATCACCATCAAACTGAGCAACCCACGCATCCCCCTCACCATAATACGTCCCACCCAAACCCGAGCGATCGCCGTGAATACCTGCCCAGTAAGCATCGTGGTCGCCCAACCAGTCCCCAGGATCGCCAGCATAAGCGTCTCCCAGCCATCCCTTCGTTTGCCCCGCCAAATAAACGCGCCCTTGCGGATCCACCGCCACCCCCAACGCCTCATCGCTCGCCACAGTCCCCAACTGCTTCACCCACTGCTGCATTCCATCCTTGTTGAACTTCGCCACCCAAGCATCCTTATCCCCCGCTTTCCCATCGCCCAACAGCCCTTGCGTCACCCCCGCGATATAAACATTCCCCAGCGAATCCGCAGCTACACCATTCGCCTCATCCCAAGCACCCGAACCCACTTGTTTGACCCAAATTCGGTTGCCATTGCTATCAAACTTCGCAACAAAAGCATCCGCTTGCCCTTGATTCGTCCCGCCAAGATTGCCTTGGGTATAACCCGTCAAATAAACGGCCCCATCCGCCCCCATTGTTATCGCCCCTTTCGAGATGTCATAGCCCGTATTGGTCTGACTGCTCGAACTGCTTAAAAACTTCTTCCAAAGCAACTGACCGCTACTGTTATATTTAGCCAACCAAGCATCGCGACTGCCGCCCAGTTCGCCATCCGTCCAGCCTGTAATATAGGAATTTCCTGCCGCATCAACGGCAATTCCCTTCGCTTCGTCGTAACCCAAGGTTCCGTCTTGTTGAACCCATTTTAAAGTTCCAGTTTTATCGTACTTAGCAACAAACGCATCGCTCAATCCAGCGCTAGAGCCTTCTAAATTTCCTGCCGTTCGACCCGTGATATAGGCATTCCCCGCTGCATCAATTGCCACGCTGTTAGCAGCATCAAATACAGAGGTTCCGAGTTGCTGTTTCCAGGCAATTTTGGGGTTAGTGTCTAGGATCGTTACCTGAGCGCGTTCGGTAGAAATTGCATAGGCAGAATTAGTTTTTAAGAAAATATCTACCTGTCTCTCTAAATCTCCTTTTAGAGGTTCGATATCAAGTAAAACTGAATCTTGACCGGCAGGGATTTTTATTGTCTCTGATATTTCTTTAAAATCAATACCATTTTTTGCTTGGAATCTCCAATCTCGATGAACATAGAGTTCAATACTCAAAGGGTTACTCAAATCGTCTCCTGTACGGGTAATTGTAAATTGACCGGGTTCTCCTCCCAGGAAAGTAGAAGCTTTCGTTGCCTCAATTTTCACTGATGGCTTATTGTCACTGTCCCAAAGAATTCCAGGTATGCGATCGTAAACTCTGTTATTACCGGTTGAAAATTTATAAGTAGGGTCTGGCGTTAGTATTATTTCAAAGTCCTCATCTCCTTCTACTAAATTGTCTTTAATTGGCACAATCCCAAAGTAAAAATCATTTTCTCCAGCAGGGATGGTGAGATTCACAGGAATTATGTAATCTACACCTTTTTCTGCTTTACCTTGCATAGAGTAATAAACGTCTAAAGGTTTTGAAATGTCTCCCCCAACTCGGCGCAATAAAAATTGTTCCCCTTTTTCAGATTCTGATGTTGAAGCAAAGGTATGAGCAGCTATGCCAGGATTTCCTCCATACCATTCTGCAAGAAGAGTTAGTTCGGGAATGTTAACATCTTTAATTGTTACCGCATCAATGTCCTGCTCGCCGACTTCGTAGCTTTCATTTTCTTTGAGTTTCAAGCGTACAGTTTGCGGCCACTCAGTTTGATTATCGGCAAAGGGCTGCACCTTGAAAGTTGCTGAAGAAGCGCCAGCCGGAATCGTGATGCTCCCCGGTAATTCTTCATAGTCAATTCCAGGTTTTGCTTTTGGTCGCGACCAATGGTATTCACCCAATAAATCGTAATTAACCGTTAAGGGAAACTTGTTACTTCCGGTGCGATAAACCGTAAACTCTCCCGTATCTCCACTCTCGCTCGCATCCGCATCCGTCGCTTTAATTGTCACCGTCGGTTGCGCCCCATAAAGGTTCAACTTCCACTGATTCCAAGTTCCCGTTTCCCCCGTTTTCTTATCGCGAACTTCCAACTTCCAATCCCCCTTCGCCGACTCTCCCCAAGAGCGCGTTGAAGTAAATACCCACTTTTTATAGACACTATCCGTATCGCCCCGCGCTTCCGCTAAAACAGAGCGCGTTCCATCCGGAGAAACCAACACCACTTCCAAATCTTCCGGGCGAGAATGCGTTGCATCAAACATCACCTCCGCCCATTCCACCGTAATATCTTCGTTAATCGTGACGCTATCCGTTACCGCAGCCCCATTACCCGGAATCGCTTTCTTAAACGTCTTCAAACCGCCGGTAACTTTCACCTCCGTCCCCACCAACGTCCAATCCTTCGCCGCCTTCACCGCTGCTTCCGCATCAATTACCCCAAACCCATACTTATCGTTCGTCCAATACCCCGCCGCATTCTGTCGCCAGCCCACATCATTAGGATCGGTCTTCCTTGACGTTTCCACTAAAATGTGCTGTACGTCCCGCCGCGTTAAATTATGATTCGCATCCAGCATCAACGCCACCACCCCCGAAGTTAGCGCCGCCGCCGCCGAAGTCCCCTTGGAGATGCTTTGCGGGCGGTTCGGATGGGCGTAAGCCGACACAATCGGCGCAATATCATCGCCGCCCGGAGCCGAAACGAACACCGAAGCCCCCGCCTCGCTATAACTCGCTTGTAGACCATTATGGTCTAATGCTGCCACCGCGATCGCATAACGAGAATTCGCATAGCCATCGTAATTAACATTCCCCTCATACTCCTGTCCGTTCCCCGCCGCCCAAACAAAAATACCGCCTTTCCCTTCTCGTCCCTGCGTCGCTGTCGTATGCAGCACCATTTGCGCTAAAGGATCGGGCGCTTCCAGTTTGTTTGAATCATCCGACGGCCCCCAACTATTATTAAAAATGTCGATATCGTCTTTGAGATAAGACAAAGTATCGGCTTGTGTTAGGTCAGTTGGTAAGGCATTAGGAACTAACCGCAAACCCACAACAGAAGCTTTTGGAGCCGTACCAAATAACCCGCTCTCGCCCTTTCCCGCTGCCAAACTTGCCATCGCCGTTCCGTGAGAATCGGCAGCATTTAAACCCGGTACGGGACTAATATAAGGCAGGGGATTAGGATCGTAAATTCCGCCGACTTTCTCAAAAAAATCCCGACTTAAATCGCTGCGATAGTTATCCTTTAAACTCGGATGATTGTATTGAATTCCATCGTCAACAATCCCAATCGTTATACCATTGCCTTTGTAACCCAAATTCCACGCCGGAACCACATTAAGATCGGCGTGCGGCGTTCCTCCCGTTTGTCCGGCATTATGTAACTGCCAGTAGGGAGTATTATCGGGCAAAGCATCGCGCAATTCGTGATGCTGCGGGACTAAAGGATAGGCAAATTCAACGCCCGTTAGCGATTCTAATTGCACCCCAATTTGAGTCGTATCGCGATTCGGTGCAAACTCCCAAAGATAGGTATTGGGAATATGCCCCACCGCGCCTTTATTTTCCGCTTCCAATAATGTTAATAAATCGGGAGAAAGTTCGTTGCTGCTAACTCCGACAATCCATTGATGGGTTTGAGCGAGTTGTTCGGGTTCGTAACTGTTAAGGTCTTCAGCGCGTTCTATAGCATACTGAACCACATCGGGAAGATGTTCGGAGATAGGAATTTCTTGCCCTCGGAAGGTGGCATATTCAACTAAAGATTGACCGATTTCAGTGTTGCGCCAATCCTGGGCAGGATTGATAACTTCATTGAGATGAACTGCATCGCCCGTAGCCCCGCGAATTTGAAATACGAGGTCGTTATAATCTTTATCAGTGCGCCCGTCAATGCGTAAATCTTCAAAAGCAAATGTATGTCCGTCGCCGGTTACGTCGCCGATTTGTCCGAACTGCAATCCGTCGTCAGGATTTGCTGTTGCGAGGGAAAAGAGCGGGCGAAGATTTTTCGGTAAAGTGGCATTAGGGTCGTTTAAAATATTCCAAACTTCTTCCGCCGTTCCATTCGGAATTAAGATTGCGCCCCAATGCGAACCCGCTTCTAAATGGAATGTTTTAATATTGCTATAAGTTCCCGAATTAAAGTTGCCTTCGCCAACGTTGCCGCTAAATCTTGCGCCTTCGCTGAGGTCGTCAATGGCGATAAAACCGAGAGGAGAAGATGAAGATTGAGAAGAGTCAAGAACGCGGTGCAGGGCTTCGAGTATAAAGTCTTGGGAACCGGGTTCGTACTGGTCGATTCCTTGTAAGTTAAAGAGAGCAAGTTGTCCTTGGTAGGAACCGCCATCCCAAAGGTAATCGATTTCAACTTCGCCCGTATCGCTGACGGTAAAGATGCCGGAAGTAAAAAGGTCTAAATTAGTTTCGGGAACGGAAAAAACGTCGTTAATTGCGGAAACAGCAGGGACGTTGTATACAACGTCTCTACCTGCGGCAATATCGGCGGAAGAATCGGCTAATAAATCGGGGTCGCCGTCGGCATCAAAAAAGGGAATTTCCTCGAGATTATCGAGGTCGAGGCGATCGGGAGCCGTAACATGAGATAAATCGATCGCGTCGTGGGCGTGAGTTTCGACGCTGGTATCGTGGAAACTCACCTCGGATAAGTCTTTCTGTTCGTCAAAGTCGGGAGTCTCATCGCCGAAATCGAGCGGCAATCCGGAGGGAGTCAGGATGGGTTCGAGGAGAAAGGTTTTTCCTCTGTTTTTACGTTGCGGTTGCGGTTGTTCGGAGAAGAGGCTTTTGAGGAAGTGGAGCATCGTTTTGGTTGGTAGAACGCAGCGGAGCGTAATGATTTGCCGATCGCTCGAATTACGGCGTGCAACAATGAGCTACACCTGCTCGAGTTTTCGACCTCGCTCGATTGAG from Oscillatoria sp. FACHB-1406 includes the following:
- a CDS encoding toxin-antitoxin system HicB family antitoxin, with the protein product MTKEIDPNHYTYRITWSEEDGEYVGLCAEFPSLSHLDEDRSSALEGICALVCDVVEDLKTSQEPIPEPIADRKYSGNLQLRMPPHIHRKLVTEAMEEGVSLNRYINSKLGA
- the cobD gene encoding threonine-phosphate decarboxylase CobD translates to MKNRPIHGGNLAWAAALAGCPPTSILDFSASINPLGPPESAIAAIGRGLGAIAAYPDPHYSQLRSALAQHHDLDPAWVLPGNGSAELLTWAGRELAQLGIIETIAPTFRDYDRALETFGATVCKNALQIDNRALPLPSFAIAPHNEDASTHLPLFEGHRWPVGGAMYRWLHPPQRGLLLNNPHNPTGKIWSLETLLPLLTEFDLIVADEAFMDFLAPAEQASLVGWVKEFKNLVVLRSLTKFYSLPGLRLGYAIAHPDRLARWQKWRDPWPVNVLAEAAAIAALQDTAFAQKTMEWLPPAKAELIKGLQALEGLDPFEGAANFLFVRCDRSVSQLQMRLLKKHRILIRDCLSFPELGDRYFRIAVRTPEENQRLLEALRGL
- a CDS encoding HU family DNA-binding protein is translated as MNKGDLVDKVAQKATVTKKQADAVLTATLEAIMEAVSQGDKVTLVGFGSFESRDRQAREGRNPKTGEKMEIKATKVPAFSAGKLFKDKVSPPES
- a CDS encoding S8 family serine peptidase gives rise to the protein MLHFLKSLFSEQPQPQRKNRGKTFLLEPILTPSGLPLDFGDETPDFDEQKDLSEVSFHDTSVETHAHDAIDLSHVTAPDRLDLDNLEEIPFFDADGDPDLLADSSADIAAGRDVVYNVPAVSAINDVFSVPETNLDLFTSGIFTVSDTGEVEIDYLWDGGSYQGQLALFNLQGIDQYEPGSQDFILEALHRVLDSSQSSSSPLGFIAIDDLSEGARFSGNVGEGNFNSGTYSNIKTFHLEAGSHWGAILIPNGTAEEVWNILNDPNATLPKNLRPLFSLATANPDDGLQFGQIGDVTGDGHTFAFEDLRIDGRTDKDYNDLVFQIRGATGDAVHLNEVINPAQDWRNTEIGQSLVEYATFRGQEIPISEHLPDVVQYAIERAEDLNSYEPEQLAQTHQWIVGVSSNELSPDLLTLLEAENKGAVGHIPNTYLWEFAPNRDTTQIGVQLESLTGVEFAYPLVPQHHELRDALPDNTPYWQLHNAGQTGGTPHADLNVVPAWNLGYKGNGITIGIVDDGIQYNHPSLKDNYRSDLSRDFFEKVGGIYDPNPLPYISPVPGLNAADSHGTAMASLAAGKGESGLFGTAPKASVVGLRLVPNALPTDLTQADTLSYLKDDIDIFNNSWGPSDDSNKLEAPDPLAQMVLHTTATQGREGKGGIFVWAAGNGQEYEGNVNYDGYANSRYAIAVAALDHNGLQASYSEAGASVFVSAPGGDDIAPIVSAYAHPNRPQSISKGTSAAAALTSGVVALMLDANHNLTRRDVQHILVETSRKTDPNDVGWRQNAAGYWTNDKYGFGVIDAEAAVKAAKDWTLVGTEVKVTGGLKTFKKAIPGNGAAVTDSVTINEDITVEWAEVMFDATHSRPEDLEVVLVSPDGTRSVLAEARGDTDSVYKKWVFTSTRSWGESAKGDWKLEVRDKKTGETGTWNQWKLNLYGAQPTVTIKATDADASESGDTGEFTVYRTGSNKFPLTVNYDLLGEYHWSRPKAKPGIDYEELPGSITIPAGASSATFKVQPFADNQTEWPQTVRLKLKENESYEVGEQDIDAVTIKDVNIPELTLLAEWYGGNPGIAAHTFASTSESEKGEQFLLRRVGGDISKPLDVYYSMQGKAEKGVDYIIPVNLTIPAGENDFYFGIVPIKDNLVEGDEDFEIILTPDPTYKFSTGNNRVYDRIPGILWDSDNKPSVKIEATKASTFLGGEPGQFTITRTGDDLSNPLSIELYVHRDWRFQAKNGIDFKEISETIKIPAGQDSVLLDIEPLKGDLERQVDIFLKTNSAYAISTERAQVTILDTNPKIAWKQQLGTSVFDAANSVAIDAAGNAYITGRTAGNLEGSSAGLSDAFVAKYDKTGTLKWVQQDGTLGYDEAKGIAVDAAGNSYITGWTDGELGGSRDAWLAKYNSSGQLLWKKFLSSSSSQTNTGYDISKGAITMGADGAVYLTGYTQGNLGGTNQGQADAFVAKFDSNGNRIWVKQVGSGAWDEANGVAADSLGNVYIAGVTQGLLGDGKAGDKDAWVAKFNKDGMQQWVKQLGTVASDEALGVAVDPQGRVYLAGQTKGWLGDAYAGDPGDWLGDHDAYWAGIHGDRSGLGGTYYGEGDAWVAQFDGDGTLAWKRNLGTPQADVATGIAADATGVYITGTTSGTLKTAAGAEDAFVAKYDARGALLWKQQFGSSSNEGATGIAVGSEGIYVAGLTSGSFGGTSKGGRDAWVAKLA
- a CDS encoding toxin HicA translates to MSQNRISDIVASMRRSPANIRFSALEKVCEHYFGRARQQGSHLIYKTPWPGDPRVNIQEGKGGKAKAYQIKQVLEAIEKIERQSNDD